The stretch of DNA TCAGCTTGTTTGATTAATTGTTTTTCTTCTCCTAAATGAACGAGATGAATATAAGTGTTTGAGTTGACTAACTCAAGAATATCATCTTCCGCACTAATGCATACAGGGCAGCCTGCATGATAAAATGTTACTTTTCTCATTTATTACAATTTTTAAATTTAATACAAATATAGTAAGGAGTGCTAACTAAATAAAAATATTTTTAAATAAAAAGAAAAGAAATAATGTAATGTATTGATTATTAGTTGTTTTTGTTTATGAAAGATTTGATAATAAATGGATAGTTTTTTTTATTTAATAATACTTGATTATCTTTAGTAAATTTGAAAAAAGATTTTAAAACTACATGAAAATAGGAATTGTATGCTACCCAACATTTGGAGGGAGTGGAATTGTTGCCACAGAATTAGGAATGGAATTAGCTAAGCAAGGTAACGAAGTTCATTTTATAAGTTATAGTGAACCCGCACGATTAAATGTATTAATGCCTAATATTACTTTTCATCCTGTTGAAATAGAAAATTATCCTTTGTTTCAATACCAACCTTATTCATTGGCGTTATCAACCTTAATGGTTGATATTGTAAAACAACATGGTTTAGATGTAATTCACGTACATTATGCTATTCCACATGCCTATGCGGCTTTTATAGCTAAACAGATTTTAAAAGAAGATGGAATTGAATTACCCGTTGTTACTACTTTACATGGTACGGATATTACACTGGTAGGTAAACATCCTTCTTATAAATCAGCTGTTGAATTCAGTATTAATCAATCAGATATTGTTACAAGTGTTTCTCAAAGTTTAAAACAAAATACATTAGATGTTTTTAAAATTAAAAAAGAAATACATGTGATTCCTAATTTTATTGAGTCGGAGTTATTTGATCATTTGAAGCAAAATTGTCCTAGGGAAAATTTTGCAACAGAAGATGAAAAATTATTAGTGCATGTTTCGAATTTTAGAGAGGTGAAAAATGTACCTCATGTTGTGGAAGTTTTTCATTTAGTTCAGAAAAAAATAAAAGCAAAACTTTTGCTAATTGGTGTAGGGCCAGAGCGTGAAAAAGTGGAGCTTTTAGTTCGAAAATTAGGATTAGAGGATCAAGTGTTTTTCTTGGGGAAAATACGTCAATTATACCAAATATTATGTGCTTGTGACCTATTTGTATTACCTTCTTCACAAGAAAGCTTTGGTTTAGCTGCATTAGAAGCGATGGCTGCAAGTTTACCTGTAATTTCTTCAAATGCTGGAGGTATTCCAGAAGTTAACGTGGAAGGTGTTACCGGTTATTTATCGAATATTGGAGATATAGAAGAAATGGCAGAAAATGCTATTGAGTTATTATCAAATGAAGAAAAATTGAAGGAATTTAAAGAGAATGCCAAAGCATATTCCTTTAAATTTAGAAAGGAAAAAATCCTCCCAATGTATATGAATTTATATGAACAAGCAATTAAAAAGGATTAAATGAATTTTGTAACAGAAATATTAAAACACAAAGGAACTCTTGATCAACGTCCTATTATTGGATATCAAAATACAAATGGAGATTGGGAAGAAGAAACATATGAAGTATTATATCAAAAAATACAAAAAACTTCAAATGCTTTATTGAATATAGGCATAGAAGAAAATGAAAATGTAGCGATCTTTTCTCAAAATATGCCGCAATGGACGATAACTGATTTAGCGATTATAAATATTGGAGCTGTAACGATACCTATTTATGCAACGAATACAGCAGATCAAGCAGAATATATTTTGAATGAAACCGAAACACGGTTTTTATTCGTAGGAGATATAGAACAATATGAAAAAGCCTTAGAAATTTTTGAAAAGAGTTCGTTTCTTGAAAAAATCATTGTTTTTAAGGATTCTGTTGAATTAAAATCAGAAGAGTCTCTTTATTTTTTAGATTTTATAAAAGATCAAAAAATAGAGTTTGAAACGGTATCAAGAAACTTGGATGATTTAGCTACTATTATTTATACTTCAGGAACTACAGGAGTTCCAAAAGGAGTGATGTTAACTCATGATGCTATATTACATGGGTTTAAAATTCATACCATTCGATTTGATTTAAATCCAGAGAAAGAGCATTCTTTATGCTTTTTACCTTTGACTCATATTTTTGAACGTGCATGGACATTATTTATGCTTAATTCAGGTATTAAGGTTTCATTTTTAGAGAACCCAAAAACGATTGCAGAGCAGTTGAAAATTGTAAAACCGACTGCTATGTGTGCTGTTCCACGTTTGTATGAAAAAGCGTATAATACCATTAAAACTAAAGTAGAAAATGATGCTGCTATAAAACAGAAAATTTTTAATTGGGCCTACAAAATAGGAGAGACGTATTCTAATTTGAAAAATAATGAAAAACCAATTGGAAGAATATTGGATTTTAAGTATTCCTTGGCAACTAAATTAGTGTTTTCAAAAATCAAAGAGCAATTTGGAGGACAATTAACTTTTATGCCAGTAGGAGGAGCTCCTATTTCAAAAGAAATTTCTAGTTTTTTCACTAATATAGGGATGCCTTTTGTAATTGGTTATGGATTAACTGAGACCACTGCAACAGTTTCTTGTTTTGAATATACAAATGTAACTCATGGGACAGTTGGAAAATTAATGCCGGAAACAGAAGTTAAAATTGGTTTAGAAGATGAAATCTTAGTAAAAGGGAAAACGGTGATGAAAGGTTATTATAAAAAGCCAATTGAAACAGCAGAGGTTTTTACTGAAGATGGATGGTTTAAAACAGGTGATGTAGGTATGTTTGATGCAAAGGATAATTTAGTTATTACGGATCGAATTAAAAACTTAATGAAAACTTCCAATGGGAAATATATTGCGCCTCAGCCTATTGAAGGGTTATTAATGAATGATCATTTAATAGAGCATGCTATCATTATTGGGGATTGCCGTTCGTTTGTAACCGCCTTAATCGTTCCTAATTTTGAGGCTTTGCCAGAATTAGCTGAAAGTTTATCATTATCATTTGAAAATACAGAACAATTTTTAAAGTTAGATTTAGTGAAAGAATTTTTTAAAAATAGAATTGGTATATCACAAGCTAATTTAGCTGCTTTTGAAAAAATTAAAAAGTTTGAATTAATTACACATGATTTTACTATGGAATCTGGAGAGTTGACACCAACTTTAAAAATTAAACGTAAGGTAGTGCTTGAAAAGTATAAGAATTTGATTGAAAATATGTATTGTTAAATCGTATATAAGTATAAATAAAAAAGAGAGAAAAATAATTTTCTCTCTTTTTTATTTAGCTTTATGGAGTAATATTGTATTTGGTCATTAAATAATTTTCTACTTTTTCAATTTCAGCATCTGTTAAACGATAATTGTAAACAATAACTTCAGCAATTTGTCCTTTCCATATTGAAGCTGAGCTTGTTTTGTTTCTAGAAAGTGATTCAAATTTAACATCAGTTCCATCTTTGACTCTAAAAATAGTTAAGGCAGGACTGGTAGGACGGTCAGTAGAATTTGCACTTGCGGTAATATCAGAACCATTTAGTTTTACTAAATCAAAGTTAGGTAATGAGGTTGAGTTGAGTATGTTTTTATTATTGTTAATAAAATCAGTGTTGGTACTATGTCCAAAATAAGGCCTGGTTTTATTTAGTGCATCAGTATCTTGATGACCCACAAAGAAAAAGGTTTTTCCATTAGCATATTCTTTATCAAGGTCAATTCTACAATAGTTATTACCTGATAAACGAAGAGCTTTATAAATGGTATTATTATAGTTTTCGACTTGTAGTGGAGCACCACAATTGTTGGCTATTCCATGTTCATTAGCATAGAAATCGGTAATATAATTATCAAATGTTTGACCTGTAACATTTTCAATTAAATCATCCCCTTTAAGCCAAAATTCAATGTTTTTTAAAGGAATTAAGATATTGTTTTGTTGATTATCAAAAGAACAACCTGGATATACGTATACTTTTTTAAGGATAGAAGATTTTAGGGTAGTACCATCATAAACATTTAAAGTTACATCAAAAATACCGTAATTATTAAAGGTTATTTGAGTAGATTGAGCAGAAGGTGTTGCAATAGAAGCACCGGTTGCATTTGTAGTCCACTGATAAGTAGGAGTGAAATTAGAATATACTTCTGAATCAAAAGTAAATACATCTGTGCTTTCAATAACAAAGGTTTTATCACTTGAGATTTGTGTAAAAGGTTCTATAGCACTAGAGTTAGAATAAACATCAGCTGTCCAAAGTCCCATACCTTGGTTAGCTAAAATTAATTTATTTTCACTATACATTACTTTCATAGTCATAGGTAAACTACTCGCAGGTAATCCTGAATTGTAAT from Flavobacteriaceae bacterium UJ101 encodes:
- the ACSL|fadD gene encoding long-chain-fatty-acid--CoA ligase (Catalyzes the conversion of acetate into acetyl-CoA (AcCoA), an essential intermediate at the junction of anabolic and catabolic pathways. AcsA undergoes a two-step reaction. In the first half reaction, AcsA combines acetate with ATP to form acetyl-adenylate (AcAMP) intermediate. In the second half reaction, it can then transfer the acetyl group from AcAMP to the sulfhydryl group of CoA, forming the product AcCoA; Belongs to the ATP-dependent AMP-binding enzyme family.; KEGG: sesp:BN6_16370 long-chain acyl-CoA synthetase), which produces MNFVTEILKHKGTLDQRPIIGYQNTNGDWEEETYEVLYQKIQKTSNALLNIGIEENENVAIFSQNMPQWTITDLAIINIGAVTIPIYATNTADQAEYILNETETRFLFVGDIEQYEKALEIFEKSSFLEKIIVFKDSVELKSEESLYFLDFIKDQKIEFETVSRNLDDLATIIYTSGTTGVPKGVMLTHDAILHGFKIHTIRFDLNPEKEHSLCFLPLTHIFERAWTLFMLNSGIKVSFLENPKTIAEQLKIVKPTAMCAVPRLYEKAYNTIKTKVENDAAIKQKIFNWAYKIGETYSNLKNNEKPIGRILDFKYSLATKLVFSKIKEQFGGQLTFMPVGGAPISKEISSFFTNIGMPFVIGYGLTETTATVSCFEYTNVTHGTVGKLMPETEVKIGLEDEILVKGKTVMKGYYKKPIETAEVFTEDGWFKTGDVGMFDAKDNLVITDRIKNLMKTSNGKYIAPQPIEGLLMNDHLIEHAIIIGDCRSFVTALIVPNFEALPELAESLSLSFENTEQFLKLDLVKEFFKNRIGISQANLAAFEKIKKFELITHDFTMESGELTPTLKIKRKVVLEKYKNLIENMYC
- a CDS encoding N-acetyl-alpha-D-glucosaminyl L-malate synthase (Involved in bacillithiol (BSH) biosynthesis. Catalyzes the first step of the pathway, the formation of N- acetylglucosaminylmalate (GlcNAc-Mal) from UDP-N-acetylglucosamine (UDP-GlcNAc) and L-malate; Belongs to the glycosyltransferase group 1 family. Glycosyltransferase 4 subfamily.; KEGG: saa:SAUSA300_1349 UJ101; Hexosyltransferases), with amino-acid sequence MKIGIVCYPTFGGSGIVATELGMELAKQGNEVHFISYSEPARLNVLMPNITFHPVEIENYPLFQYQPYSLALSTLMVDIVKQHGLDVIHVHYAIPHAYAAFIAKQILKEDGIELPVVTTLHGTDITLVGKHPSYKSAVEFSINQSDIVTSVSQSLKQNTLDVFKIKKEIHVIPNFIESELFDHLKQNCPRENFATEDEKLLVHVSNFREVKNVPHVVEVFHLVQKKIKAKLLLIGVGPEREKVELLVRKLGLEDQVFFLGKIRQLYQILCACDLFVLPSSQESFGLAALEAMAASLPVISSNAGGIPEVNVEGVTGYLSNIGDIEEMAENAIELLSNEEKLKEFKENAKAYSFKFRKEKILPMYMNLYEQAIKKD